A portion of the Sphaerochaeta pleomorpha str. Grapes genome contains these proteins:
- a CDS encoding nitroreductase family protein — protein sequence MNEVMKSILSRRSIRSFQEKQVENEKLDLVLQAAINAPNGMHQEPWHFTVLQSPGLLRKLDTLVAGEGKSFFYHAPTLVIVSIEQGNRFAQADTACAMTNMMQAAHSLGLGSVWCNRINGNSELDTKLSEYGVPEGFQVTATLALGYAQGSESEARKPKEGTISYVR from the coding sequence ATGAATGAAGTTATGAAATCCATACTTTCCCGAAGGAGCATCCGCTCATTCCAAGAGAAGCAGGTCGAGAACGAAAAACTGGACCTGGTTCTCCAAGCTGCAATCAATGCTCCCAACGGGATGCACCAGGAACCCTGGCATTTTACCGTCCTGCAAAGCCCTGGACTTCTGAGAAAACTGGATACCCTAGTGGCAGGGGAAGGCAAATCGTTCTTCTACCATGCCCCAACCCTGGTTATTGTCTCCATCGAACAAGGCAATCGTTTCGCCCAGGCAGACACTGCCTGTGCCATGACAAACATGATGCAAGCTGCCCATTCCCTTGGTCTAGGTTCCGTGTGGTGCAACCGTATCAACGGAAACAGTGAATTGGACACGAAACTCAGCGAATACGGGGTCCCCGAAGGCTTCCAGGTCACTGCCACTCTTGCCTTAGGCTATGCACAGGGAAGCGAGAGTGAAGCAAGAAAGCCTAAGGAAGGGACGATTTCCTATGTAAGGTAA
- a CDS encoding LrgB family protein, which yields MTELFSNPLFGIALSIATYAIGMFLFRITRHPLVNPLAIAMFLSGAFLVVFDIPLSSYDEGGTIIAMFLGPATAVLAMAIYRQRAIVAENLLPILLGTFTGSIASMGTIALMSRWLGLDEVVLASMLPKSVTTPIALAVSQQLGGVQALTIAMVIITGISGNIFAPVLVKLFRVKDPVAQGVAIGSCSHAVGTSKALEMGKVQGAMSSIAISFSGLCTVLLAPLFL from the coding sequence ATGACTGAATTGTTTTCCAACCCGCTCTTTGGTATTGCCCTCTCCATTGCAACCTACGCCATAGGGATGTTTCTCTTCAGAATCACCAGGCATCCTTTGGTAAACCCCCTTGCCATTGCCATGTTCCTGTCAGGCGCTTTTCTGGTTGTCTTTGACATTCCCCTTTCCTCTTATGATGAGGGAGGAACTATTATTGCCATGTTTTTGGGACCTGCGACTGCAGTCCTTGCCATGGCTATCTACAGACAGAGAGCAATCGTTGCAGAGAACTTGCTACCAATTCTACTGGGCACATTCACCGGAAGCATCGCTTCCATGGGCACCATTGCTTTGATGAGCAGGTGGTTAGGTCTTGATGAAGTCGTTTTGGCCTCCATGCTTCCAAAATCCGTGACAACCCCCATAGCGTTGGCTGTGTCACAACAGCTGGGAGGGGTACAGGCCCTGACTATAGCTATGGTTATCATAACTGGAATATCCGGAAATATCTTTGCCCCGGTCCTCGTAAAACTGTTCAGGGTAAAAGACCCTGTCGCACAAGGTGTGGCTATTGGCTCCTGCAGCCATGCAGTCGGTACGAGCAAAGCTTTGGAAATGGGGAAGGTACAAGGTGCGATGAGCAGTATCGCAATAAGTTTCTCAGGCCTTTGTACTGTTTTGCTTGCGCCGCTTTTTCTCTGA
- a CDS encoding mannitol dehydrogenase family protein, whose protein sequence is MKLNAKSLADSAAWEAKGFGIPKFNREAMIEQTLENPTWIHFGAGNIFRGFPAALQQSLLETGKSKTGIIVGEGFDYEIIDKIYQKNDNLTLMVTLKSDGSIDKQVIASVAAAYKCDPQFTTEWEAFKKAFCNPSLQMATFTITEKGYGLKGGNGEYYPAMLADFANGPKAPSMFLSKLTALVYERYLANKAPLTLLSMDNCSHNGEKLQNAVMTIAGQWIANGLAESGFEHYLKTSVTFPWSMIDKITPRPDANVKAMLEKDGFEDTELVITDKHTYIAPFVNAEECQYLVVEDTFPNGRPHLEDTGVYFTDRDTVNKVEKMKVCTCLNPLHTALAIYGCLLGYTLIADEMKDPILNKLVHIIGYVEGMPVVVDPKILDPRQFIGEVLEKRIPNPFMPDTPQRIATDTSQKLGIRFGETIKAYMANDKLNLEDLNMIPLVFAGYLRYLMGVDDEGQTFTPSSDPRLEQEMAYVKDIKLGDKGPFTESLKPILSDESIFGVDLYAIGMGKLVESYFTEMVAAKGAIRSTLEKYVK, encoded by the coding sequence ATGAAATTGAATGCAAAGAGTTTGGCCGATAGTGCGGCCTGGGAAGCAAAAGGCTTCGGTATCCCAAAATTCAATCGGGAAGCAATGATTGAGCAGACTCTGGAAAACCCGACCTGGATTCATTTCGGAGCCGGCAATATCTTCCGTGGTTTTCCGGCAGCCTTGCAGCAGAGTCTGCTTGAAACAGGGAAAAGCAAAACCGGTATCATCGTAGGCGAAGGGTTCGACTATGAGATAATTGATAAGATCTACCAGAAGAATGACAACCTCACCCTGATGGTAACCCTCAAGAGCGACGGTTCCATTGACAAACAGGTCATTGCCTCAGTGGCAGCTGCCTATAAATGCGACCCCCAGTTTACAACCGAATGGGAAGCCTTCAAGAAAGCCTTTTGCAATCCCTCACTCCAGATGGCTACCTTTACTATCACCGAGAAAGGCTATGGTTTGAAAGGTGGGAACGGTGAATACTACCCTGCCATGCTTGCCGACTTTGCCAATGGCCCGAAAGCTCCTTCCATGTTCCTTTCAAAACTCACTGCCCTTGTCTATGAACGCTATCTGGCAAACAAAGCACCCCTTACGCTGTTAAGCATGGACAACTGCTCGCATAACGGTGAAAAACTCCAGAATGCGGTTATGACCATAGCAGGGCAATGGATTGCAAACGGATTGGCAGAAAGTGGATTCGAACACTATCTCAAAACTAGCGTAACCTTCCCTTGGTCGATGATAGATAAAATCACCCCGCGCCCTGACGCAAATGTCAAGGCCATGCTCGAGAAAGACGGTTTCGAGGATACCGAGCTCGTCATTACCGACAAGCACACCTATATTGCCCCGTTCGTGAATGCCGAGGAATGCCAATATCTGGTAGTCGAGGACACCTTCCCCAATGGCCGGCCACACCTCGAAGATACCGGGGTATATTTTACCGACCGCGATACAGTCAACAAGGTTGAGAAGATGAAGGTCTGCACCTGTCTCAACCCATTGCATACAGCCCTGGCAATCTATGGCTGCCTGCTTGGATACACCTTGATCGCAGATGAAATGAAAGACCCGATCCTCAACAAACTTGTCCATATTATCGGATACGTCGAGGGTATGCCGGTGGTTGTCGATCCCAAGATCCTCGACCCCAGGCAATTTATCGGTGAAGTTCTGGAAAAGCGTATCCCCAACCCGTTTATGCCTGACACCCCCCAGCGCATCGCCACCGATACTTCCCAGAAGCTGGGAATCAGATTCGGGGAAACCATCAAGGCCTATATGGCAAATGACAAGCTTAACCTTGAAGACTTGAACATGATCCCTCTGGTATTCGCCGGGTATCTCCGTTACCTGATGGGCGTCGATGATGAAGGGCAAACGTTCACCCCAAGCTCCGACCCGAGACTCGAGCAGGAGATGGCGTACGTCAAGGATATCAAGCTAGGCGACAAGGGACCTTTCACGGAATCGCTCAAGCCGATACTCAGTGATGAATCGATCTTCGGTGTCGACCTCTATGCAATTGGTATGGGAAAGCTTGTAGAAAGCTATTTTACCGAAATGGTAGCAGCAAAAGGAGCTATTCGTTCAACTTTGGAAAAATATGTAAAGTAG
- a CDS encoding YitT family protein, whose translation MHVPSVRTFSKAFYIALGTCVAGFSIATFITPAKIASGGVNGISIILFHVMGWDPGITILCISIPLFAIGLRVFGKLYGLSSLAGTLLLSFWVSLFGRLTEYKGFLPYSDRMDTLLSAIFGGVLLGSGIGIVMRAGANTGGTDIIAQIVNRFTPIPLGTALFLTDALVIIIGAFVFGFERALFAVITLYLSGQMINFVVMSLGTKYAKTAYIVSEKHEAIGQRIIKELNHGGTILNGVGIFTGKTRTMLLAVVHNQEINLLTQIVHEEDPNAFMFVHETYQALGQGFVPMERIALSEKKRRKQNSTKA comes from the coding sequence ATGCATGTACCTTCTGTACGAACGTTCTCGAAAGCTTTTTATATAGCCTTGGGAACCTGCGTTGCCGGGTTTTCCATTGCCACGTTCATCACCCCTGCCAAGATTGCAAGCGGTGGAGTCAATGGTATTTCCATTATTCTGTTTCACGTCATGGGGTGGGACCCTGGAATCACCATATTATGTATCTCTATACCGCTGTTTGCCATAGGGCTCAGGGTTTTCGGCAAGTTATACGGCCTGTCCAGTCTTGCCGGGACCCTGCTGCTTTCTTTTTGGGTCAGCCTGTTCGGCCGGCTGACCGAGTATAAGGGATTCCTCCCCTATAGCGATAGGATGGATACCCTGCTCTCTGCGATTTTCGGGGGAGTATTGCTTGGAAGCGGCATCGGGATTGTCATGCGCGCCGGGGCAAATACCGGGGGTACCGATATCATTGCCCAGATAGTCAACCGTTTCACCCCTATCCCGCTCGGCACTGCCCTGTTCCTCACCGATGCCTTGGTCATAATAATCGGAGCCTTTGTCTTCGGTTTTGAACGGGCATTATTTGCCGTTATCACCCTCTACCTCTCCGGCCAGATGATCAATTTCGTCGTGATGAGCCTTGGAACAAAATATGCAAAGACAGCTTATATTGTCAGTGAAAAACATGAGGCGATAGGTCAGAGGATTATCAAGGAACTCAACCATGGGGGTACGATTCTCAACGGGGTCGGAATTTTTACCGGAAAAACCAGGACCATGCTTTTAGCTGTCGTACACAACCAGGAAATCAATCTATTGACCCAGATTGTGCATGAGGAAGATCCCAACGCCTTTATGTTCGTACACGAGACGTACCAAGCCCTCGGGCAAGGCTTCGTCCCGATGGAAAGAATCGCACTGTCAGAGAAAAAGCGGCGCAAGCAAAACAGTACAAAGGCCTGA
- the uxuA gene encoding mannonate dehydratase — MKMTLRWYGSKFDTVTLKQIRQIPGVEGVISTLYDIPAGQVWPQDKIHALKEEIEASGLKLLGIESVNVHDAIKIGTPDRDKYIEAYIKSLENLGKEDIKMVCYNFMPVFDWTRTDLAKMREDGTTVLAYDQKVVDTIDPQTFFNQTNDNSNGFSMPGWEPERLAKVKDLFDAYKDVSEDDLFDNLVYFLKAIQPICETYGIKMAIHPDDPAWPVFNLPRIITSKEKILKVMHAVDAPFNGLTFCAGSFGTNPNNDLPGIIRALPGRIHFAHVRNLHHYAPGVFEEAAHLSRDGSFDLYEICKALHDIGFDGPVRPDHGRMIWGEVAMPGYGLYDRALGAEYILGLFEAIEKNSERN, encoded by the coding sequence ATGAAAATGACTCTTCGTTGGTACGGTTCCAAATTCGATACGGTAACGCTCAAGCAAATCCGGCAGATTCCCGGTGTTGAAGGGGTTATCTCCACGCTCTACGACATCCCTGCGGGGCAAGTCTGGCCACAGGATAAAATCCATGCATTGAAAGAAGAAATAGAGGCCTCGGGTCTCAAACTTTTGGGAATAGAAAGTGTCAACGTACACGATGCGATCAAAATCGGCACCCCTGACCGTGACAAGTATATCGAAGCATATATCAAGTCCCTTGAAAACCTCGGGAAAGAGGACATCAAGATGGTATGCTATAACTTCATGCCGGTTTTTGACTGGACCCGTACAGACCTCGCAAAAATGCGGGAAGACGGGACTACCGTCCTTGCCTACGACCAGAAGGTTGTCGACACTATCGACCCTCAGACGTTCTTCAATCAGACAAATGACAATTCCAACGGATTCAGTATGCCAGGCTGGGAACCCGAGAGACTTGCAAAGGTCAAGGACCTGTTCGATGCCTACAAGGACGTCTCCGAAGATGATCTCTTCGACAATCTTGTCTATTTTTTAAAGGCCATCCAGCCTATTTGTGAAACCTATGGTATCAAAATGGCCATCCATCCCGATGACCCGGCTTGGCCTGTTTTCAATCTCCCCCGCATTATCACCAGCAAGGAAAAAATCCTCAAAGTGATGCATGCAGTCGATGCACCCTTCAACGGCCTTACCTTCTGTGCAGGATCTTTTGGTACCAACCCCAACAACGACTTGCCCGGAATCATTCGCGCTCTGCCCGGGAGAATCCATTTTGCCCATGTACGAAACCTCCACCATTATGCCCCGGGGGTTTTCGAGGAAGCTGCACACCTTTCCCGCGACGGTTCCTTTGACCTCTATGAAATCTGCAAGGCACTGCATGACATCGGATTCGATGGTCCTGTCAGACCCGACCATGGCCGCATGATCTGGGGTGAGGTTGCAATGCCCGGCTATGGCCTGTATGACCGTGCCCTCGGGGCTGAATATATCCTGGGTCTTTTCGAGGCAATTGAAAAGAATTCAGAGCGGAACTGA
- a CDS encoding GntR family transcriptional regulator, protein MIVTERTARETAREFASRTIKKNIINLELAPGSLVSESEIAAILGLSRTPVREALMELGKTNLVEILPQKGSRISLIDYSMVEESRFIRLVLECAIVKLLCGGISKEAYACLQEKIRLQEFYVEHNEPFKLLELDNDFHRELFSLANRMQTYQLMNSMTSHFDRVRSMSLSTIKDIKIVEDHIEILQAIYEKDPEKAEALMTKHLSRYKIDENFIRTKYPAYFKA, encoded by the coding sequence ATGATAGTAACAGAGAGAACCGCAAGGGAAACAGCAAGGGAATTTGCTTCTCGCACCATAAAGAAAAATATAATCAATCTTGAACTTGCTCCGGGATCTCTGGTCAGCGAGAGCGAAATCGCTGCAATTCTTGGACTTTCGCGAACACCGGTTCGAGAGGCTCTGATGGAATTGGGAAAAACCAATCTGGTAGAGATCCTGCCACAGAAGGGTAGTCGTATTTCTCTTATCGACTATAGCATGGTAGAGGAATCACGATTCATTCGGTTGGTCCTTGAGTGTGCAATCGTTAAGTTGTTATGCGGGGGAATTTCAAAGGAAGCATATGCTTGCTTGCAGGAAAAAATCAGGCTGCAGGAATTTTATGTGGAGCATAATGAGCCCTTTAAGTTGCTTGAACTGGATAATGACTTTCATAGGGAATTGTTTTCACTGGCAAACAGAATGCAGACCTACCAACTTATGAACAGTATGACTTCGCATTTTGACAGGGTCAGGAGTATGAGCTTATCGACTATCAAGGATATAAAGATTGTTGAAGACCATATAGAAATACTCCAGGCAATCTATGAGAAGGATCCAGAGAAAGCTGAAGCTCTGATGACCAAGCATTTGTCCCGATATAAAATCGATGAGAATTTCATCAGGACAAAATACCCGGCCTATTTTAAAGCCTAG
- the uxuA gene encoding mannonate dehydratase, with translation MKMVLRWFPHGDDSVTLQQIRQIPGVSGVATCLPKIPVGEIWHSVEIERVKQEVTEAGLEMEVIESVNIHEDIKKGFPSRDRYINNYIETIQNLGKAGVRCLCYNFMPVLDWARSDLAFSLADGSTVLSYRHEQVLKMNPDRMAQEMKKKALGFSLPGWESERLSAMAADIEFYQQFTEDDYWKNMKYFLDAVIPVAEASGIKLAIHPDDPPWPLYGLPKVIIDAEHIRTFLNLNSSENNGLTFCTGSLGSNMDNDLPSMITEFGKTNRIHFAHLRNIKHLDKKDFDESAHLSSCGDLDMFEICKALLDTGFDGYIRPDHGRMIWGEKARPGYGLYDRALGASYLLGLWEAIGKMAK, from the coding sequence ATGAAGATGGTACTCCGTTGGTTTCCCCATGGGGATGACAGCGTAACATTACAGCAGATACGACAAATCCCAGGGGTTAGCGGGGTTGCTACCTGTTTGCCCAAAATTCCCGTAGGGGAAATCTGGCATTCAGTGGAAATTGAGAGAGTAAAGCAGGAAGTTACTGAAGCAGGTCTTGAGATGGAGGTTATTGAAAGTGTGAATATCCATGAGGATATCAAAAAAGGCTTTCCCTCCCGAGACCGGTATATTAACAATTATATTGAGACGATACAGAATCTTGGGAAAGCTGGGGTTCGCTGTCTGTGTTATAATTTTATGCCGGTTTTGGACTGGGCCAGAAGCGATCTCGCTTTCTCCCTTGCTGATGGTTCTACTGTCTTGTCGTACCGGCATGAGCAGGTTCTGAAAATGAATCCTGATCGTATGGCCCAGGAAATGAAGAAAAAGGCATTGGGTTTTTCCCTTCCCGGATGGGAAAGCGAACGGTTGTCTGCGATGGCTGCGGATATTGAGTTTTACCAGCAGTTTACAGAAGATGACTATTGGAAAAACATGAAATATTTTCTGGATGCAGTGATTCCTGTTGCCGAAGCTTCTGGGATAAAGCTGGCAATTCATCCGGATGACCCACCCTGGCCCTTGTATGGTTTGCCCAAGGTAATCATCGATGCTGAGCATATCCGTACTTTTTTGAATCTCAACTCCAGTGAAAACAATGGATTGACCTTCTGTACGGGTAGTTTGGGAAGCAATATGGACAATGATCTTCCTTCAATGATAACTGAGTTTGGGAAAACCAATCGAATTCATTTTGCCCATCTCCGCAACATAAAGCATCTTGATAAAAAGGATTTCGATGAGAGCGCCCATCTTTCCTCCTGTGGGGATTTGGATATGTTTGAGATATGCAAGGCACTTTTGGATACTGGCTTTGACGGGTATATTCGACCTGATCACGGAAGGATGATCTGGGGTGAAAAAGCCCGTCCCGGGTATGGTCTCTATGACAGGGCTTTGGGAGCGTCCTATCTTCTCGGACTATGGGAAGCAATAGGAAAAATGGCAAAATAG
- a CDS encoding CidA/LrgA family protein codes for MKILSQIGILFGVCLLGEWLSSLLPFALPGSIVSMILVFFFLLTGILKERHIDKPADFLLTNMTFFFIPSGVRIIEHFDLLKSVWWQLLVISIVSLLACFVVSSWTVVLVSKLLNHWRNPTHD; via the coding sequence ATGAAAATACTATCGCAAATTGGAATCCTCTTTGGAGTGTGCTTGTTGGGGGAGTGGCTATCGTCTCTCCTTCCTTTTGCGCTCCCCGGTAGCATCGTCAGTATGATCTTGGTTTTCTTTTTCCTGCTCACAGGAATTTTGAAAGAACGGCATATCGACAAACCTGCAGATTTCCTTCTGACAAACATGACTTTCTTTTTTATTCCCTCGGGAGTCAGGATCATAGAACACTTCGATTTGCTCAAAAGTGTATGGTGGCAGTTGCTGGTAATCTCGATTGTTTCGCTGCTGGCTTGTTTTGTGGTAAGTAGCTGGACCGTAGTTTTGGTTAGCAAACTCCTAAACCATTGGAGGAACCCGACCCATGACTGA
- the eno gene encoding phosphopyruvate hydratase encodes MSIIEFIEAREILDSRGNPTVEVDVILEDGSMGRAAVPSGASTGVHEAVELRDGDKNRYMGKGVLKAVDNVNDIIAPELEGMDALDQVAIDRAMIALDGTPNKAKLGANAILGVSMAVARAAADFLGLPLYKYLGSYHACVLPVPMANILNGGAHSDNKVDFQEFMVMPIGAPSLREGIRWTAEVFHNLKKVLKGKGYNTGVGDEGGFAPDLQSNEEALEVIMEAIKNAGYTTGRDGDFMIALDPAASELYNEETKLYTLRWTTGEKLTSKQMVDMWEDWCNRYPIISIEDGMAEDDWEGWKLLTDRVGDRIQLVGDDLFVTNVERLKMGLEKGVGNSILIKVNQIGTLTETYEAIDLAKRNGYTAVVSHRSGETEDNFIADLVVGLETGEIKTGSMSRSDRLAKYNQLMRIEDYLGDTAKYAGRDAFRVL; translated from the coding sequence ATGAGCATTATTGAATTTATCGAAGCCAGGGAAATCCTTGACTCACGTGGTAACCCCACCGTTGAAGTAGACGTTATTCTCGAAGATGGCTCGATGGGCCGTGCAGCAGTTCCCTCCGGTGCTTCCACCGGTGTTCACGAGGCTGTTGAACTCCGTGATGGTGACAAGAACCGCTATATGGGAAAAGGTGTTCTCAAGGCTGTTGACAATGTCAACGATATCATCGCTCCTGAACTTGAAGGTATGGACGCCCTCGACCAGGTCGCCATTGACCGTGCAATGATTGCCCTCGATGGTACCCCGAACAAAGCAAAGCTTGGCGCTAATGCCATTCTGGGTGTTTCCATGGCTGTAGCACGTGCGGCTGCCGATTTCCTTGGCTTGCCCTTGTACAAGTACCTCGGTTCCTACCATGCCTGTGTCCTCCCTGTTCCGATGGCTAACATCCTGAACGGCGGTGCCCATAGCGATAACAAGGTAGACTTCCAGGAATTCATGGTTATGCCTATCGGTGCTCCTTCCCTCCGCGAAGGTATCCGTTGGACAGCCGAAGTTTTCCACAACCTCAAGAAAGTTCTGAAAGGAAAAGGCTATAACACCGGTGTTGGTGATGAAGGTGGTTTTGCCCCTGACTTGCAGTCCAATGAAGAGGCCCTCGAGGTCATCATGGAAGCAATCAAGAACGCTGGTTACACCACTGGCCGTGATGGCGATTTCATGATTGCCCTCGACCCGGCTGCTTCCGAATTGTACAATGAGGAAACCAAGCTCTATACTCTCAGATGGACCACCGGCGAGAAGCTGACCAGCAAGCAGATGGTAGACATGTGGGAAGATTGGTGCAACCGTTACCCCATCATCTCAATCGAAGATGGTATGGCTGAAGACGACTGGGAAGGCTGGAAGCTTCTGACCGACCGCGTTGGCGACCGTATCCAGCTTGTCGGTGACGACTTGTTCGTAACCAACGTAGAGAGACTGAAGATGGGCCTCGAGAAGGGTGTTGGTAACTCTATCCTTATCAAGGTAAACCAGATCGGTACCCTCACCGAGACCTACGAAGCCATTGACCTTGCAAAGCGCAATGGTTACACCGCTGTAGTTTCCCACCGCTCAGGCGAGACTGAAGACAACTTCATCGCTGACCTGGTAGTAGGACTCGAGACCGGAGAGATCAAGACCGGTTCCATGAGCCGCAGTGACCGTCTTGCAAAGTACAACCAGCTGATGCGCATCGAGGATTACCTCGGAGATACCGCAAAATATGCTGGACGCGATGCTTTCCGTGTTCTGTAG
- a CDS encoding GNAT family N-acetyltransferase encodes METQNETYTLPLLTPFLRDEIIFAMEDQESLYFLDLKTGRLVQSDEIDEEEQEDFSDRFLPVPDWEPADGFRMMDKFSNLVRNPLYREKLQNALQAGKGVFRRFKDILCEQPALERQWFAFKDLEMERKVLTWYKSNNGAIQLKGLEPEPEELTDDILQEDFVLYTETTGESRQELEELKQSLLEEMQGSGITQKKSSHLIRSRLESAADLEFVYARTQGGELAGFIAYRLLSVDTAEILFFGNRPDFRGLGLFRHLFDAFTRKVSRKGILFLVVNLAGEAITLDKLFSQMEGTIITKQVLISTENWNSSQTSSDLAYL; translated from the coding sequence ATGGAAACCCAGAACGAAACCTATACTCTTCCACTGCTAACGCCTTTTTTGCGCGATGAAATCATTTTTGCCATGGAAGACCAGGAAAGCCTGTATTTTTTGGATTTAAAAACCGGAAGACTTGTCCAATCTGATGAAATTGACGAAGAAGAACAAGAGGATTTCTCCGACCGTTTTCTCCCTGTCCCCGACTGGGAACCGGCCGACGGCTTCAGGATGATGGATAAGTTTTCGAATTTGGTGCGCAACCCGCTCTATAGGGAAAAACTCCAGAATGCATTACAGGCAGGCAAAGGGGTATTCAGGCGTTTCAAGGATATCCTTTGCGAACAACCGGCCTTGGAACGACAGTGGTTTGCATTCAAGGACCTGGAAATGGAGCGCAAGGTCCTCACATGGTATAAAAGCAACAACGGTGCGATCCAACTCAAAGGACTCGAACCCGAACCGGAAGAATTGACTGATGATATTCTCCAGGAAGATTTCGTCCTCTATACGGAAACCACCGGGGAATCAAGGCAGGAATTGGAAGAGCTCAAACAATCCTTGCTGGAGGAAATGCAGGGAAGCGGCATTACCCAGAAAAAAAGCTCCCATCTTATTCGTTCCCGGCTGGAGTCTGCAGCAGACCTCGAATTTGTCTATGCACGTACCCAAGGCGGGGAACTTGCAGGGTTTATTGCCTACAGACTGCTCTCTGTAGACACTGCCGAGATTCTTTTTTTCGGCAACAGACCGGATTTCAGGGGATTAGGCCTTTTCAGACATCTATTTGATGCATTCACCAGAAAGGTCTCCCGAAAAGGAATCCTGTTCCTTGTTGTAAACCTAGCTGGGGAAGCGATAACCTTGGATAAACTGTTTTCCCAGATGGAAGGAACTATCATTACCAAGCAAGTGCTCATCAGCACCGAAAACTGGAATTCCTCCCAGACTTCAAGCGACCTTGCCTATCTGTGA
- a CDS encoding GntR family transcriptional regulator, with translation MRITASEEIYQKLRNEILSLRFEPGQELDLQLLCSQLQVSRSPVRDALMKLSGDNLVDIFPQKGTRVSCIDLKQVEEERFLRKSLEESAVRKFVPIAQGKDIALMENAIEMQKKAMEAKDFIQFLEFDDTFHSIIFAGIYMERLWDITKNQGGNHHRIRLLSFAEKDVLGNIIDQHKAMLEAIRQKDLEKVLAIENNHLEKLLKETELMMLRHPNYFKKEMPSAFLIPKN, from the coding sequence ATGAGAATTACAGCTTCTGAGGAAATCTACCAGAAATTACGCAACGAGATCCTTTCGCTCCGGTTTGAACCGGGGCAAGAGCTGGACCTGCAATTGTTATGTTCACAATTGCAAGTCAGCCGGTCTCCGGTGCGCGATGCCCTCATGAAACTCAGCGGGGACAACCTGGTGGATATTTTCCCCCAAAAAGGCACGAGAGTCTCCTGCATAGATTTAAAGCAGGTTGAGGAAGAGCGCTTTCTTCGTAAAAGCCTGGAAGAAAGTGCTGTTCGAAAATTTGTCCCAATTGCCCAAGGCAAGGATATTGCTTTGATGGAAAATGCCATTGAAATGCAGAAGAAAGCAATGGAAGCCAAAGATTTCATCCAGTTTCTGGAATTTGACGATACGTTCCATTCCATAATTTTTGCAGGAATCTATATGGAAAGGCTCTGGGATATCACCAAAAACCAAGGAGGCAACCATCACAGGATCAGGTTGCTCTCGTTCGCGGAGAAAGATGTCCTGGGCAATATTATCGACCAGCATAAAGCCATGCTGGAAGCAATCAGACAAAAAGACCTGGAGAAGGTGCTTGCCATTGAGAACAACCATCTCGAGAAATTATTGAAAGAAACAGAGCTCATGATGCTAAGGCATCCCAATTATTTCAAGAAAGAAATGCCCTCGGCATTCCTTATCCCAAAGAACTGA
- a CDS encoding 6-phosphogluconolactonase, translating to MRITICDDKHDLGMQAANLGANLIREAISKKGSATIVLPTGLSQTEMYDTLVKESIPWEKVEAFHLHEYVGLPSSNPASFRSYLESHFIGKAKNLKAFHEIEANAPDLNEELKRLNHLIQDKEIDVLFLGIGENGYIAFNDPPANLETNDPFILVSLEERCRRQQVSEKWFASLEEVPTQAISMSIRQILKANNVICSVPDQRKARAVAMCLYDQVSPYAPCTVLRTKVACNLFLDKPSSMLILGDRR from the coding sequence ATGCGAATTACTATCTGCGATGACAAACACGACCTGGGCATGCAAGCCGCAAACCTAGGGGCAAATCTGATTAGGGAAGCAATCTCAAAGAAAGGGAGTGCAACCATTGTCCTCCCAACTGGCCTGAGCCAAACAGAAATGTATGACACCCTGGTCAAAGAGTCCATTCCTTGGGAAAAAGTAGAGGCTTTCCACCTCCATGAATATGTCGGGCTTCCTTCATCGAATCCAGCAAGCTTTCGCAGTTACCTGGAGTCTCATTTTATCGGGAAAGCAAAGAATCTCAAGGCCTTTCATGAAATTGAGGCCAACGCCCCCGACCTCAACGAAGAGCTTAAAAGATTGAATCACCTCATACAGGACAAAGAGATTGATGTACTGTTTCTCGGAATAGGCGAAAACGGATATATAGCTTTCAATGATCCACCGGCAAACCTCGAAACCAATGACCCCTTCATCCTGGTAAGCCTTGAGGAACGGTGCAGGCGCCAGCAAGTAAGCGAGAAATGGTTTGCGTCCTTGGAAGAAGTACCGACACAGGCGATTTCCATGTCTATACGGCAAATCCTGAAAGCAAACAATGTTATCTGTTCTGTTCCGGACCAGAGGAAGGCAAGGGCGGTGGCAATGTGCCTGTATGACCAAGTGTCCCCCTACGCTCCCTGCACGGTACTCAGGACGAAGGTTGCATGCAATTTATTTCTCGACAAACCCTCCTCCATGCTGATACTCGGCGACAGACGCTAA